The Caloenas nicobarica isolate bCalNic1 chromosome 30, bCalNic1.hap1, whole genome shotgun sequence genome contains a region encoding:
- the LOC135999882 gene encoding olfactory receptor 14J1-like, with the protein MSNGSSITQFLLLAFSDTRELQLLHFWLFLGIYLAALLSNGLIITTIACDQHLHTPMYFFLLNLSFLDLGFISSTVPKSMANSLRDTCAISYTGCVAQVFFSIFCGTAEYFLLTVMSYDRYVAICKPLHYGTLLGSRACVHMAAAAWASGFLYSLLHTANTFSLPLCKGNALDKFFCEIPQILKLSCSDAYLRELGFLAVSILVAFLCFIYIVLSYVQIFRAVLRIPSEQGRHKAFSTCLPHLAVVSLFVSTGAFAYLKPPSISSPSVELVVSVLYSLVPPAVNPLIYSMRNRELKDALRKL; encoded by the coding sequence ATGTCCaatggcagctccatcacccagttcctcctcctggcattctcagacacacgggagctgcagctcttgcacttctggctcttcctgggcatctacctggctgccctcctgagcaacggcctcatcatcaccaccatagcctgtgaccagcacctgcacacccccatgtacttcttcctgctcaacctctccttCCTTGACCTTGGCTTCATCTCCagcactgtccccaaatccatggccaattcaCTCCGGGACACGTGCGCCAtttcctacacaggatgtgttgcacaggtctttttttccattttctgtggtacagcagaatattttctcctCACCGTCATGTCttatgaccgctacgttgccatctgcaaacccctgcactacgggaccctcctgggcagcagagcttgtgtccacatggcagcagctgcctgggccagtgggtttctctattctttgctgcacacggccaatacattttcactgccgctctgcaagggcaatgccctggacaagttcttctgtgaaatcccccagatcctcaagctctcctgctcagatgcctacctcagggaactcGGGTTTCTTGCGGTTAGTATATTAGtagcatttctgtgtttcatttacatcgtgctgtcctatgtgcaaatcttcagggccgtgctgaggatcccctctgagcagggacggcacaaagccttttccacgtgcctccctcacctggccgtggtctccctgtttgtcagcactggtgcatttgcctacctgaagcccccctccatctcttccccatcagtggagctggtggtgtctgttctgtactctttggtgcctccagcagtgaaccccctcatctacagcatgaggaaccgggagctcaaggatgccctgaggaaactg
- the LOC135999853 gene encoding olfactory receptor 14A16-like, giving the protein MYFFLLNLSFLDLGSIFTILPKFLANSLWDTSSISYTGCAAQHFFFLFCATAEYCLLTVMAYDRYVAICKPLHYGTLLGSRACVHMAAAAWASGFLYSLLHTANTFSLPLYKGNALDQFFCEIPQILKLSCSHSNLWEVGLIVFSACLISVCFICIVLSYVQIFRAVLRIPSEQGQHKAFSTCLPHLAVVSLFVSTAIFAHLKPPSMSSLSLDLVVSVLYSLVPPAVNPLIYSMRNQELKDVLWKLMAGCFSKIINYPSSSL; this is encoded by the coding sequence atgtacttcttcctgctcaacctctccttcctcgacctgggctccatcttcACCATTCTCCCCAAGTTcttggccaattccctctgggacaccagctccatttcatatacaggatgtgctgcccagcactttttttttcttttctgtgctacagcagaatATTGTCTTCTCACGgtcatggcctatgaccgctatgttgccatctgcaaacccctgcactatgggaccctcctgggcagcagagcttgtgtccacatggcagcagctgcctgggccagtgggtttctctattctttgctgcacacggccaatacattttcactgccgctctacaagggcaatgccctggaccagttcttctgtgaaatcccccagatcctcaagctctcctgctctcacTCCAACCTCTGGGAAgttgggcttattgtctttagtgcctgtttaatttctgtgtgtttcatttgcatcgtgctgtcctatgtgcagatcttcagggccgtgctgaggatcccctctgagcagggacagcacaaagccttttccacgtgcctccctcacctggctgtggtctccctgtttgtcagcactgccatatttgcccacctgaagcccccctccatgtcttccctgtccctggatctggtggtgtctgttctgtactctttggtgcctccagcagtgaaccccctcatctacagcatgaggaaccaggagctcaaggatgtTCTTTGGAAACTAATGGcgggatgcttttcaaaaataataaactacCCATCATCTTCTCTTTAA